A single genomic interval of Candidatus Bipolaricaulis anaerobius harbors:
- the recA gene encoding recombinase RecA — protein sequence MGKREVLDNVLKQIQKSYGEGAIMWLGEKPIATGVDVIPTGSLALDIALGVGGVPRGRMIEIFGPEASGKTTLALHIVAEAQKLGGTAAFIDAEHALDPNYTRAIGVDLDHLLLSQPSSGEQALEIMEQLVRSGAVDIITVDSVAALVPEAELQGQMGDAQVGLQARLMSQAMRKLAAAIAQSKTVAIFVNQIRSTIQSGPWGPGTTTSGGRALKFYASVRMNIWAEGKIAEGDDRVGMKAHVRVVKNKVAAPFREASFDVIYGQGIVRERDAINCGVELDVITRSGSWYSYGDTRLGQGLAQAAQFLRDNPDLTDQIIRDIRKKAGLPEPTPREREG from the coding sequence ATGGGAAAGCGAGAAGTGCTCGACAATGTCCTGAAGCAGATCCAGAAGTCCTACGGCGAGGGCGCGATCATGTGGCTGGGCGAGAAACCGATCGCCACAGGCGTGGACGTCATCCCGACCGGGTCGCTCGCCCTCGACATCGCCCTCGGCGTGGGGGGCGTCCCCCGGGGGCGGATGATCGAGATCTTCGGACCGGAGGCATCGGGGAAGACGACGCTTGCCCTCCACATCGTCGCCGAGGCGCAGAAGCTCGGAGGCACGGCGGCGTTCATCGACGCCGAGCACGCCCTCGACCCCAACTACACGCGCGCGATCGGCGTTGACCTCGACCACCTCCTCCTCTCCCAGCCGAGCTCAGGCGAGCAGGCCCTTGAGATCATGGAGCAGCTCGTGCGGTCCGGCGCGGTGGACATCATCACCGTGGACTCGGTGGCCGCCCTCGTGCCGGAGGCCGAGCTCCAGGGGCAGATGGGCGATGCCCAGGTCGGGCTCCAGGCCCGGCTCATGTCCCAGGCGATGAGGAAGCTCGCCGCGGCGATCGCCCAGTCCAAAACGGTGGCGATCTTCGTGAACCAGATCCGGTCCACGATCCAGTCCGGGCCGTGGGGACCGGGCACGACCACCTCCGGCGGCCGGGCCCTCAAGTTCTACGCATCGGTGCGGATGAACATCTGGGCCGAGGGAAAGATCGCCGAGGGCGATGACCGCGTGGGGATGAAGGCCCACGTGCGGGTGGTGAAGAACAAGGTCGCCGCCCCATTCCGTGAGGCGAGCTTCGACGTGATCTACGGCCAGGGGATCGTCCGCGAGCGGGACGCGATCAACTGCGGGGTGGAGTTGGACGTGATCACCCGCTCCGGCTCCTGGTACTCCTACGGCGACACCCGCCTCGGCCAGGGTCTCGCCCAGGCGGCCCAGTTCCTCCGCGACAACCCCGACCTCACCGACCAGATCATCCGCGACATCCGGAAGAAGGCGGGCCTGCCGGAGCCGACGCCCCGTGAGCGCGAAGGATGA
- a CDS encoding AMP-binding protein: MSEDNPYSTHPWIRHYPEGVPARVETPAVPVWTLLDRAAAAFPRRTALHYYGANLPYRELREQADAFAAGLVELGVHGGDRVALYLVNSPQFVIAYFGILKAGAVVVPVSPVYSSSELAFQLEDSGASYVVCQDLLYGNLERSGVRLNGVIVTGAHEYLPALKGVFAKKPPLPTGPGVHPFQKLLRGRESAFSAPSLDPTTDLAILPYTGGTSAQPKGVQLTHANLVACAAQLRAFFPDLTEGGEVVAAALPLYHIYGQVAILLVGVTLGATIVLFTSLDLGQILATMDREGVTVFYGVPSLYEVLRNHPKTTWVNWKKMKILVSGADALPEATAAGWEERTGKPILEGFGMTETAGVSHVNPPARIKRGSFGIPLPNVDAVVADPEGGAYLPVGEVGELLLSGPNITAAYWNRAEENKRAFREAHGKRWLRTGDLVRMDDEGYFHYYARTKDLIKYRGFSVFLREIEEVLTAHPLVKAAGVIGVKDPKVGEYPMAYVVLRPEARGRVTEADIRDYLKERLAPYKVPKVVEFRSELPKTDVGKVSRRDLREELEGM; the protein is encoded by the coding sequence ATGAGCGAAGACAACCCCTACTCCACCCATCCCTGGATCCGCCATTACCCGGAAGGGGTCCCGGCCCGGGTGGAGACGCCCGCCGTGCCGGTGTGGACCCTCCTCGACCGAGCGGCCGCGGCATTCCCCCGCCGGACGGCCCTCCACTACTATGGGGCCAACCTGCCCTACCGCGAGCTCCGCGAGCAGGCGGATGCGTTCGCAGCCGGCCTGGTGGAGCTCGGCGTGCACGGGGGGGACCGGGTGGCGCTGTACCTCGTCAATAGTCCCCAGTTCGTGATCGCCTACTTTGGGATCCTCAAGGCGGGGGCGGTCGTGGTGCCGGTGAGCCCCGTCTACTCGAGCTCGGAACTCGCGTTCCAGCTTGAGGACAGCGGGGCGAGCTACGTCGTGTGCCAAGACCTCCTCTACGGGAACCTCGAGCGGTCTGGTGTGCGCCTGAATGGGGTCATCGTCACCGGAGCCCACGAGTACCTTCCCGCCCTGAAGGGGGTGTTCGCGAAGAAGCCCCCGCTCCCCACGGGCCCCGGCGTGCACCCGTTCCAGAAGCTCCTCCGGGGGAGGGAGAGCGCGTTCTCCGCCCCGTCTCTTGATCCGACCACGGACCTCGCGATCCTGCCGTACACGGGTGGGACATCGGCCCAACCGAAGGGCGTGCAGCTGACCCACGCCAACCTCGTCGCCTGCGCGGCCCAGCTGCGGGCGTTCTTCCCGGACCTCACTGAGGGCGGGGAAGTGGTCGCGGCCGCGCTTCCCCTGTACCACATCTACGGCCAGGTCGCGATCCTCCTCGTCGGGGTGACCCTCGGCGCGACCATCGTCCTGTTCACCTCGCTCGACCTGGGGCAGATCCTCGCCACCATGGACCGGGAAGGCGTGACCGTGTTCTACGGTGTGCCGTCGCTGTACGAGGTCCTCCGCAACCACCCGAAGACGACGTGGGTCAACTGGAAGAAGATGAAGATCCTCGTGAGCGGGGCCGACGCCCTGCCCGAGGCGACGGCTGCGGGGTGGGAGGAGCGTACCGGGAAGCCGATCCTCGAGGGGTTCGGAATGACGGAGACGGCCGGGGTGAGCCACGTCAACCCCCCGGCCCGCATCAAACGCGGGTCGTTTGGGATCCCCCTGCCCAACGTGGACGCTGTGGTGGCCGATCCCGAGGGAGGCGCTTACCTTCCTGTCGGCGAGGTGGGGGAGCTCCTCCTCTCCGGCCCCAACATCACCGCGGCCTACTGGAACCGCGCTGAGGAGAACAAGCGAGCGTTCCGCGAGGCCCACGGAAAGCGGTGGCTCCGAACGGGGGACCTCGTACGGATGGACGATGAGGGGTACTTCCATTACTACGCCCGCACCAAGGACCTCATCAAGTACCGCGGGTTTTCGGTGTTCCTGCGGGAGATCGAGGAGGTGCTGACCGCCCATCCGTTGGTGAAGGCGGCCGGCGTGATCGGGGTCAAGGACCCCAAGGTCGGCGAGTACCCGATGGCGTACGTGGTCCTGCGGCCGGAGGCCCGCGGCCGGGTGACGGAGGCCGATATCCGCGACTACCTCAAGGAGAGGCTCGCCCCGTACAAGGTGCCGAAGGTCGTGGAGTTCCGCAGCGAGCTCCCCAAGACCGATGTTGGGAAGGTATCGCGACGCGATCTCCGCGAGGAGCTGGAGGGGATGTGA
- a CDS encoding ABC transporter ATP-binding protein produces MTEHFFAVANLSKRFGGLEAVRRVSFSVGPQEIVGLIGPNGAGKTTVVRLIMGLLRPDEGKVLWKGEDITRLPTWKRVVRGITGTFQNSRPMKQLPLIANVMVALHNPRLARQGEWVKTVEARALDALEFVGISDLALTPASAVSQGDLKRLEIARAIATEPELLILDEPFAGLTQAETRLLANSIHRLRKGGRFGRLHSEGCAMIIVEHKLSELMRIADRIVVMHFGEVLADGPPEQVVQDPRVVEAYLGRVGAHLPGGF; encoded by the coding sequence GTGACGGAGCACTTCTTCGCGGTCGCGAACCTCTCGAAGCGGTTCGGGGGCCTGGAGGCGGTGCGGCGGGTGAGCTTCTCCGTGGGTCCGCAGGAGATCGTGGGCCTCATCGGCCCCAACGGGGCGGGCAAGACGACGGTTGTGCGGTTGATCATGGGCCTCCTGCGTCCCGACGAGGGCAAGGTCCTCTGGAAGGGGGAGGACATCACCCGCCTTCCGACGTGGAAGAGGGTGGTACGGGGGATCACGGGCACGTTCCAGAACAGCCGTCCCATGAAGCAGCTCCCCTTGATCGCCAACGTGATGGTCGCCCTCCACAACCCGCGCCTGGCCCGCCAGGGGGAGTGGGTGAAGACGGTCGAGGCCCGGGCCCTCGATGCGCTCGAGTTCGTGGGGATCTCCGATCTCGCGCTCACCCCCGCGTCGGCCGTGTCCCAGGGCGATCTCAAGCGGCTCGAGATCGCCCGGGCCATCGCCACCGAGCCCGAGCTCCTCATCCTCGACGAGCCGTTCGCCGGCCTCACCCAGGCCGAGACGCGGCTCCTCGCAAACTCCATCCACCGCCTGCGGAAGGGGGGCCGGTTTGGGCGCCTCCACAGCGAGGGGTGCGCGATGATCATCGTCGAGCACAAGCTGTCGGAGCTGATGAGGATCGCTGACCGGATCGTCGTCATGCATTTTGGGGAGGTCCTCGCGGATGGCCCTCCCGAGCAGGTGGTGCAGGACCCGCGGGTGGTGGAGGCCTACCTGGGCCGGGTGGGGGCGCACCTGCCGGGGGGGTTCTGA
- a CDS encoding ABC transporter ATP-binding protein, which produces MFQAIQAHELSVSYGTALILHDVGLEVRDGELVTVVGPNGAGKTTLLRTLAGLVWWEQHAFRHEDVRLSGRVWFHEERIDHLPAHEIAARGLILCPERRRPFREMTVRENLMAGAYLVRSRREVAARLAEVQRLFPILWDRAPQRAGTLSGGEQQMLAIGRALMSGPKLLLIDEPSTGLAPVVKEPLFARIREVKELGIAVLLVEQDAAISLSMADWGYVLSQGRVVAEGPPENLLVDEVVRRSYLGL; this is translated from the coding sequence ATGTTCCAGGCGATCCAGGCCCACGAGCTGTCCGTCTCCTACGGGACGGCCCTCATCCTCCACGACGTGGGGCTGGAGGTGCGCGACGGGGAGCTGGTGACCGTCGTCGGCCCCAACGGGGCGGGCAAGACGACCCTCCTCCGGACCCTCGCCGGGCTTGTGTGGTGGGAACAGCACGCGTTTCGGCACGAGGACGTGCGGCTGAGCGGGCGGGTCTGGTTCCACGAGGAGCGCATCGATCACCTGCCCGCTCACGAGATCGCCGCCCGCGGCCTCATCCTGTGTCCGGAGCGGCGCCGGCCGTTCCGGGAGATGACGGTGCGGGAGAACCTCATGGCGGGGGCGTACCTCGTGCGCAGCCGCCGCGAGGTGGCCGCGCGCTTGGCCGAGGTCCAGCGCCTGTTCCCGATCCTGTGGGACCGGGCCCCCCAGCGGGCGGGCACCCTCTCCGGGGGAGAGCAACAAATGCTCGCGATCGGCCGCGCCCTCATGAGCGGCCCGAAGCTCCTTCTCATCGATGAGCCCTCCACCGGACTTGCCCCCGTGGTGAAGGAGCCCTTGTTCGCGCGGATCCGCGAGGTGAAGGAGCTGGGGATCGCGGTGCTCCTCGTGGAACAGGATGCGGCGATCAGCCTCTCCATGGCCGACTGGGGGTATGTCCTCTCCCAGGGGAGGGTCGTGGCGGAGGGCCCGCCGGAAAACCTTCTCGTGGATGAGGTCGTGCGCCGCTCGTACCTCGGGCTCTAG
- a CDS encoding regulatory protein RecX produces MSAKDEAAAKAYVERLVTYRPRTVAEVRRRLAAKGFPPEVARAALSYAEDAGLVNDALFARLYAEDRVLSRPCARRLIAQELRERGVEAMLADQAALAALPDLTEADLARRALAARMPLWQNLAPDVARNRAAAFLLRRGFSPALARQIVDEALGEGWTSG; encoded by the coding sequence GTGAGCGCGAAGGATGAGGCAGCGGCCAAGGCCTATGTGGAGCGACTTGTAACGTATCGCCCCCGGACCGTGGCCGAGGTGCGGCGGCGCCTCGCGGCGAAGGGGTTCCCCCCCGAGGTCGCGCGGGCCGCGCTCTCGTATGCAGAGGACGCGGGCCTCGTGAACGATGCCCTGTTCGCCCGCCTCTACGCTGAGGATCGGGTCCTGTCCAGACCCTGCGCGCGGCGGTTGATCGCTCAGGAGCTGCGGGAGCGGGGGGTGGAGGCCATGCTCGCAGATCAGGCCGCCCTCGCGGCGCTACCGGACCTCACGGAGGCGGACCTCGCCCGCCGTGCCCTCGCCGCGCGGATGCCCCTCTGGCAGAATCTCGCCCCCGACGTCGCCCGCAACCGGGCGGCGGCGTTCCTCCTCCGGCGCGGGTTCTCCCCCGCCCTCGCCCGGCAGATCGTAGACGAGGCATTGGGAGAGGGATGGACATCCGGATAG